The following are encoded together in the Acidovorax sp. KKS102 genome:
- a CDS encoding inositol monophosphatase family protein → MSSTLHPMLNVAIKAARAAGAIINRAALDVESVRISQKQINDFVTEVDHASEKIIIETLLTAYPGHGILAEESGKEYGARDSEFVWIIDPLDGTTNFIHGFPVYCISIALAVKGKIEQAVVYDPTRNDLFTATKGRGAFLNERRIRVSKRTQLKDCLISTGFPFRPGDNFKSYLNMMADVMQRTAGLRRPGAAALDLAYVAAGFTDGFFETGLSIWDVAAGSLLVTEAGGLVGNFTGEADFLEQRECLAGNPRVYGQLVPILGKYSKFASAGDKAAVRQAAAADAPATETQDTNEGADAAEPAAPQADAAKGEDAPF, encoded by the coding sequence ATGTCGTCTACTCTGCACCCCATGCTCAACGTGGCCATCAAGGCTGCACGCGCCGCCGGCGCCATCATCAACCGCGCGGCCCTGGACGTGGAATCGGTGCGGATCTCGCAAAAGCAGATCAATGACTTTGTGACCGAGGTGGACCACGCCTCCGAAAAGATCATTATCGAGACGCTGCTGACGGCATACCCCGGCCACGGCATCCTGGCGGAAGAGTCGGGCAAGGAATACGGCGCCAGGGATTCGGAGTTCGTCTGGATCATCGACCCGCTGGACGGCACCACCAACTTCATCCACGGCTTCCCTGTGTACTGCATCAGCATTGCGCTGGCCGTGAAGGGCAAGATCGAGCAGGCCGTGGTGTACGACCCCACCCGTAACGACCTGTTCACCGCCACCAAGGGCCGCGGCGCCTTCCTGAACGAGCGCCGCATCCGCGTGAGCAAGCGCACCCAGCTCAAGGACTGTCTGATCTCCACAGGCTTCCCTTTCCGCCCCGGCGACAACTTCAAGAGCTACCTGAACATGATGGCCGACGTGATGCAGCGCACCGCCGGCCTGCGCCGCCCCGGCGCCGCTGCGCTGGACCTGGCCTATGTGGCTGCGGGCTTCACCGACGGCTTCTTTGAAACGGGTCTGTCGATCTGGGACGTGGCAGCGGGCTCGCTGCTGGTGACTGAGGCCGGCGGCCTGGTGGGCAATTTCACGGGCGAAGCCGACTTCCTGGAGCAGCGCGAGTGCCTGGCGGGCAACCCCCGCGTGTACGGCCAGCTGGTGCCCATCCTGGGCAAGTACAGCAAGTTTGCGAGCGCTGGCGACAAGGCGGCTGTGCGCCAGGCGGCTGCGGCCGATGCGCCAGCCACCGAGACCCAAGACACTAACGAAGGCGCGGATGCAGCAGAACCAGCCGCCCCGCAGGCCGACGCCGCCAAGGGCGAAGACGCGCCGTTCTGA
- a CDS encoding two-component system response regulator, which translates to MDNAPFASSPATLVEKPIATVLVVDDTPENLTLMGSLLREHYLVKVANHGEKALKIAQSATPPDLILLDIMMPEVDGYEVCRRLKEAPATRDIPVIFLTARSDTDDERMGLALGAVDYITKPISPPILLARVNTHLALKATADFLRDKSAYLEREVAMRTLEVQAIQDVTIMAMTSLAETRDNETGNHIRRTQLYVKTLAERLRHHPRFEHLLNDRMIELLYKSAPLHDIGKIGIPDSILLKPGKLTVEEFEVMKTHTTLGRDAIEEAERRLGMRVAFLSVSKEIAYSHQEKWDGSGYPQGLAGDAIPVSARLMAVADVYDALISKRVYKPAFSHDQACSTIVRGKGTHFDPDMVDAFVDIAEDFRSIAQKYPDPA; encoded by the coding sequence ATGGACAACGCGCCTTTTGCCTCTAGCCCGGCGACCTTGGTAGAAAAGCCGATTGCCACCGTGCTCGTGGTGGACGACACGCCCGAAAACCTCACCCTCATGGGCAGCCTGCTGCGCGAGCACTACCTGGTCAAGGTGGCGAACCACGGTGAGAAGGCGCTCAAGATTGCCCAGTCGGCCACGCCGCCCGATCTGATCCTGCTGGACATCATGATGCCTGAGGTGGATGGCTACGAGGTCTGCCGCCGCCTGAAGGAGGCACCCGCCACGCGCGACATCCCGGTGATCTTCCTCACGGCGCGCTCCGACACCGACGACGAGCGCATGGGACTGGCGCTGGGCGCGGTGGACTACATCACCAAACCCATCAGCCCGCCCATCCTGCTGGCCCGCGTCAACACCCACCTGGCGCTCAAGGCCACGGCTGATTTCCTGCGCGACAAAAGCGCTTATCTGGAGCGCGAGGTGGCCATGCGCACGCTGGAGGTGCAGGCCATCCAGGACGTGACCATCATGGCCATGACCTCTCTGGCCGAGACGCGTGACAACGAAACCGGCAACCACATCCGCCGCACCCAGCTGTATGTGAAGACGCTGGCCGAGCGCCTGCGCCATCACCCCCGTTTTGAGCATCTGCTCAACGACCGCATGATCGAGCTGCTCTACAAGTCGGCGCCGTTGCACGACATCGGCAAGATCGGCATCCCCGACAGCATCCTGCTCAAGCCCGGCAAGCTCACGGTGGAAGAATTTGAGGTGATGAAGACCCACACCACGCTGGGCCGCGACGCGATCGAAGAGGCCGAGCGGCGCCTGGGCATGCGCGTGGCGTTTTTGAGCGTGTCCAAGGAGATCGCCTACAGCCACCAGGAAAAGTGGGACGGCTCCGGCTACCCGCAGGGCTTGGCGGGCGATGCCATCCCGGTGTCGGCCCGCCTGATGGCCGTGGCCGACGTGTACGACGCGCTCATTAGCAAGCGGGTGTACAAGCCCGCGTTTTCGCACGACCAGGCCTGCAGCACCATCGTGCGGGGCAAGGGTACCCACTTCGACCCCGACATGGTGGATGCGTTTGTGGACATTGCGGAAGACTTCCGCAGCATTGCGCAGAAATATCCAGACCCCGCCTAG
- a CDS encoding PAS domain S-box protein, producing the protein MWFDKLLDRKAPGLRGLLLVIVLALMGAVLVVQGAQHWRAGERSAERSRLLQQTADTLQAQTTGGSMLGAVSLMGLSEPLLKDMALGRLPPDHPEALSRLAVARGRFLVQGVYVMSADGTVVAHETPGERSTGLNLAFRPYFQQAIQGATSVYAAIGSNTQERGLYYAAPLYESDTPSSNIIGVVMFKVGFEPVDLLLKRAGLPMVLLSPQGVAFAATRPEWQFAVAPPLTQARIDAIRATRQFGRHFDNGVASALPFAADAGEVQINGVPHAVERRAIDWHDPTGEWQLVALDDISALMTLSQRARIGAVAFVLFCLLGLLLLDLLRSRARVASALERFRVLGTALESSPVSVVITDGDGRIDWVNPQYERNTGYSLDEVRGKKPSLVASGQTPAQTYQLMWSALLSGKSWQGQFVNRRKDGSIYHDEATLSPVFDGRGKRIGIVGLHEDVSERIQAQKELERRERLLNELLEQQTAIFDNAPPIVLVCDGQFRQFNPAFVDLMGGTASQLLGLGVSVLFGGAGHADLFTARVTPALASGQALRETATLYRLDGTRFEARLAGRSLKMDDFGTASIWVIEDVSEQRRAEQVIQQAQERLELAQEAGKIGVFDLNLVTGEIVWSDKLAQMMGLPPGTQPDGRDFWLNCLHPEDRDQAGAYFDSCLAGTEDYLRDSWRIVRPDGEVRWFLEAARIFRNAQGQPVRVVGVNVDIHDQKLLEEQVAGQLDFQQALIDAIPVPLFYKGADGRYIGVNRAYEQAFGVTREALIGKTVMDLDYLPQETRTRFEQDAVQAMEGERKVHREVDLPYADGELHHTLFWLHGFARPDGTAGGTIGTFVDITDRQRAEQELRRAKELAEESTALKSNFLANMSHEIRTPMNAIIGMSHLALKSGLSPRQHDYVSKIQQAGQHLLGVINDILDFSKIEAGKLVVERQPFLLDRMLESVSDVVGYKAGAKGLELVCDVASDVPPNLVGDALRLGQILINYANNAIKFTESGEISIAVRLVEEMGNQVRLRFEVRDTGIGLTDEQMARLFQSFQQADTSTTRRYGGTGLGLAICKSLAELMGGEVGVESRFGKGSTFWVSVPLERGAPARVLLPPPDLRGTRVLVVDDNHTAATVLSDMLQAMGFVVEQAHSGLEALDRLRESMAHQQPFGLLLLDWHMPGMDGVELAGHIRSLGMPKVPQMLMVTAYGREDVMRAARAQGIETVLIKPVNASLLFDTLMQPLEASGSERRRAVTPAPAADELPLDIRGASVLLVEDNALNQMVAMELLLDAGFAVDVAENGQIAIDHIERKHYDAVLMDMQMPVMDGETATRLLRGNPRYAQLPIIAMTANAMEADRQRCFAAGMNDHVAKPIEPAALWAALARWIRPREGLGAAVPPVRSNAAPVAASVAAGAASATAAGWLPVDVPDLPGLDTNLGLQRALGKTGLYAEMLRRFVQGQAPVLPELQRALAVYDVALAERLAHTLRSVAANIGAQAVSDRAQALEHALRFRHGNEAIVPLLAELRAALQPLLQGLQDWVLQAVQGQAAAEPGMARSAGVSGPGMTPAEAEHHLRHLLEQDDPAATEFFQHNGVVLKAALGSAFQAVEKHTLNFDFEQALEAMAAVPGSESTALESP; encoded by the coding sequence TGGTGGCCCATGAGACGCCGGGCGAAAGGTCCACGGGCTTGAACCTCGCGTTTCGCCCCTATTTCCAGCAGGCCATCCAGGGCGCGACCAGCGTGTATGCGGCCATTGGCAGCAACACCCAGGAGCGCGGGCTGTACTACGCGGCGCCGCTGTACGAGAGCGACACGCCTTCGAGCAACATCATCGGCGTGGTGATGTTCAAGGTGGGCTTTGAGCCGGTGGACCTGCTGCTCAAGCGCGCGGGCCTGCCCATGGTGTTGCTGTCGCCGCAGGGTGTGGCATTTGCAGCCACCCGGCCCGAATGGCAGTTTGCGGTGGCACCGCCGCTCACGCAGGCGCGTATCGACGCCATCCGGGCCACGCGTCAGTTCGGCCGCCACTTTGACAACGGCGTGGCGTCTGCGCTGCCGTTTGCGGCCGATGCGGGTGAGGTGCAGATCAATGGGGTACCCCATGCGGTCGAGCGCCGGGCCATCGACTGGCACGACCCGACCGGTGAGTGGCAACTGGTGGCGCTGGACGACATCAGCGCCTTGATGACGTTATCACAGCGCGCCCGCATCGGGGCTGTGGCCTTTGTGCTGTTTTGCCTGCTGGGCCTGTTGCTGCTGGACTTGCTGCGCAGCCGCGCGCGGGTGGCCAGCGCGCTGGAGCGCTTCCGGGTGCTGGGGACCGCGCTGGAGAGCAGCCCCGTGTCGGTGGTGATCACCGACGGCGACGGCCGCATCGACTGGGTCAACCCCCAGTACGAGCGCAACACCGGGTATTCGCTCGACGAGGTGCGGGGCAAAAAGCCCTCCCTGGTGGCCAGCGGCCAGACGCCCGCGCAGACCTACCAACTGATGTGGTCGGCACTGCTGTCGGGTAAATCCTGGCAAGGCCAGTTCGTCAACCGGCGCAAGGACGGGAGCATCTACCACGACGAGGCCACGCTGTCCCCCGTGTTTGACGGGCGTGGCAAGCGCATCGGTATTGTGGGTTTGCACGAGGACGTGTCCGAGCGCATCCAGGCGCAAAAGGAGCTGGAGCGCCGCGAGCGCCTGCTCAACGAACTGTTGGAGCAACAGACCGCCATCTTCGACAACGCGCCGCCCATCGTGCTGGTGTGCGATGGGCAGTTCCGCCAGTTCAACCCGGCGTTTGTGGACCTCATGGGCGGCACGGCATCCCAGCTGCTGGGGCTCGGTGTGTCGGTGCTGTTCGGTGGTGCGGGCCATGCCGACCTGTTCACCGCCCGCGTCACGCCCGCATTGGCGTCGGGCCAGGCGCTGCGCGAGACCGCGACGCTGTACCGGCTGGATGGCACCCGGTTCGAGGCACGCCTGGCGGGCCGCAGCCTGAAGATGGACGACTTTGGCACCGCCTCGATCTGGGTGATTGAAGACGTCAGCGAACAGCGGCGCGCAGAACAAGTCATTCAGCAGGCCCAGGAGCGCCTGGAGCTGGCGCAGGAGGCGGGCAAGATCGGGGTGTTCGACCTGAACCTGGTCACCGGCGAAATCGTCTGGTCCGACAAGCTGGCGCAGATGATGGGGCTGCCGCCCGGCACCCAGCCCGACGGACGAGACTTCTGGCTCAACTGCCTGCATCCCGAGGACCGCGACCAGGCGGGCGCTTATTTCGACAGCTGCCTGGCTGGCACCGAGGATTACCTGCGCGACTCCTGGCGCATCGTGCGCCCGGACGGAGAGGTGCGCTGGTTCCTGGAGGCCGCACGCATTTTCCGCAACGCCCAGGGCCAGCCCGTGCGGGTGGTGGGGGTCAACGTGGATATCCACGATCAGAAGCTCCTGGAGGAACAGGTGGCGGGGCAGCTGGATTTCCAGCAGGCGCTGATCGATGCCATCCCCGTGCCCCTGTTCTACAAAGGGGCAGACGGGCGGTACATCGGGGTGAACCGTGCCTACGAGCAGGCCTTCGGGGTGACGCGCGAGGCGCTCATCGGCAAGACGGTGATGGACCTGGACTACCTGCCGCAAGAGACCCGCACGCGCTTCGAGCAGGACGCGGTACAGGCCATGGAAGGCGAGCGCAAGGTGCACCGTGAGGTCGACTTGCCGTATGCCGACGGTGAGCTGCACCACACGCTGTTCTGGCTGCATGGCTTTGCTCGCCCGGATGGCACGGCGGGCGGCACCATCGGCACCTTTGTGGACATCACCGACCGCCAGCGCGCTGAACAGGAACTGCGGCGCGCCAAGGAGCTGGCCGAGGAATCCACTGCGCTCAAGTCCAACTTCCTGGCCAACATGAGCCACGAGATCCGCACGCCGATGAACGCGATCATCGGCATGTCGCATCTGGCGCTCAAGTCGGGCCTGAGCCCGCGCCAGCATGACTATGTGAGCAAGATCCAGCAGGCGGGCCAGCACCTGCTGGGCGTTATCAACGACATCCTGGACTTCTCCAAGATCGAGGCGGGCAAGCTGGTGGTGGAGCGCCAGCCGTTCCTGCTGGACCGCATGCTCGAAAGCGTGTCCGACGTGGTGGGCTACAAGGCCGGAGCCAAGGGACTGGAGCTGGTCTGCGATGTGGCCAGCGACGTGCCCCCCAACCTGGTGGGCGACGCGCTGCGCCTGGGCCAGATCCTCATCAACTACGCCAACAACGCCATCAAGTTCACGGAGTCGGGCGAGATCAGCATTGCCGTGCGTTTGGTGGAGGAGATGGGAAACCAGGTGCGGCTGCGTTTCGAGGTGCGTGACACCGGCATCGGGCTCACCGACGAGCAGATGGCGCGCCTGTTCCAGAGCTTCCAGCAGGCGGACACCTCCACCACGCGCCGCTACGGCGGCACCGGCCTGGGGCTGGCGATCTGCAAGAGCCTGGCCGAGCTGATGGGCGGCGAGGTGGGCGTGGAAAGCCGCTTTGGCAAGGGTTCCACCTTCTGGGTGTCGGTGCCGCTGGAGCGCGGCGCGCCGGCGCGGGTGCTGCTGCCACCGCCCGACCTGCGGGGCACCCGGGTGCTGGTGGTGGACGACAACCACACGGCGGCCACGGTGCTGTCCGACATGCTGCAAGCCATGGGTTTTGTGGTGGAACAGGCGCATTCGGGCCTGGAGGCGCTGGACCGGCTGCGCGAGTCCATGGCCCATCAGCAGCCGTTTGGGCTGTTGCTGCTGGACTGGCACATGCCGGGCATGGATGGCGTGGAGCTGGCCGGCCACATCCGCAGCCTGGGCATGCCCAAGGTGCCGCAGATGCTGATGGTGACTGCCTACGGGCGCGAGGACGTGATGCGGGCCGCACGTGCGCAGGGCATTGAAACCGTGCTCATCAAGCCCGTCAATGCCTCGCTGCTGTTCGACACCCTGATGCAGCCGCTGGAGGCATCGGGCTCGGAGCGACGCCGTGCGGTCACCCCCGCCCCTGCGGCCGATGAACTGCCCCTGGACATCCGGGGCGCCAGCGTGCTGCTCGTCGAGGACAACGCGCTCAACCAGATGGTGGCGATGGAGCTGCTGCTGGACGCGGGCTTCGCCGTGGACGTGGCAGAAAACGGGCAGATCGCCATCGACCACATTGAGCGCAAGCACTACGACGCCGTGCTCATGGACATGCAGATGCCCGTCATGGACGGCGAGACCGCCACGCGCCTGCTGCGCGGCAACCCGCGTTATGCGCAGTTGCCCATCATCGCGATGACGGCCAACGCCATGGAGGCGGACCGGCAGCGCTGCTTTGCGGCCGGCATGAACGACCATGTGGCCAAGCCCATCGAGCCTGCGGCCCTGTGGGCTGCGCTGGCCCGATGGATTCGCCCCCGCGAGGGGCTGGGTGCCGCGGTACCACCCGTGCGCAGCAATGCGGCGCCAGTGGCGGCATCGGTGGCGGCAGGGGCCGCCAGTGCAACGGCCGCAGGCTGGCTACCGGTAGATGTTCCTGATCTGCCGGGCCTGGACACCAACCTGGGCCTGCAGCGTGCGTTGGGCAAGACGGGTCTGTATGCCGAGATGCTGCGCCGCTTTGTACAAGGGCAGGCCCCGGTGCTGCCAGAGCTGCAGCGCGCCCTCGCGGTGTATGACGTAGCGCTGGCCGAGCGCCTGGCCCACACGCTGCGGTCGGTGGCCGCCAACATTGGCGCGCAGGCCGTGTCGGACCGCGCGCAGGCGCTGGAGCACGCGCTGCGCTTTCGCCATGGCAACGAGGCCATCGTGCCGTTGCTGGCGGAGCTGCGCGCTGCGCTACAGCCGCTGCTGCAGGGGCTTCAGGACTGGGTGCTGCAAGCGGTGCAGGGGCAAGCGGCAGCGGAGCCCGGTATGGCGCGATCTGCGGGCGTATCTGGGCCGGGCATGACGCCCGCCGAGGCCGAACACCATTTGCGCCACTTGCTGGAGCAGGACGATCCTGCAGCCACTGAATTTTTCCAACACAATGGTGTGGTGCTCAAGGCGGCGCTGGGGAGCGCTTTCCAGGCTGTTGAAAAGCACACCCTGAACTTTGATTTCGAGCAGGCACTGGAGGCCATGGCTGCGGTGCCTGGCTCCGAATCCACCGCCCTCGAATCCCCCTGA